In the genome of Actinomycetota bacterium, one region contains:
- a CDS encoding DNA topoisomerase IB, translating to MGRPSKAETEEASEALAAALSQTPDRGDPQGCADVVGLRYVTDAMPGITRRRSGKGFSYRGPDGRPVREPGELARFRALAIPPAWTEVWICPDPDGHLQATGRDQRGRKQYRYHPLWRQVRDQAKYGEMVAFGSALPRIRARVQRDLSRPGLGREKVLATIVRLLDTTGLRIGNEEYARENDSYGLTTLRDSHALIGQGRVTFRFRGKSGRQASVQVADRRLARIVKACRDIPGQELFQYLDEAGEAKVVGSGDVNDYLREISGQAFTAKDFRTWAGTVSAACALREMGHAETQTEAKRRVVRAVEAVAGDLGNTPAVARKCYVHPGVIESYLAGTLDDVWGRPAEGRKQPRKTKGLSADEEFVLALLKRARRQARRAAA from the coding sequence GTGGGACGTCCGAGCAAGGCCGAGACCGAGGAAGCGTCCGAGGCGCTCGCGGCCGCGCTCTCGCAGACCCCCGACCGCGGAGACCCCCAGGGGTGCGCCGACGTCGTGGGCCTCAGGTACGTCACCGACGCCATGCCCGGCATCACCCGGCGCCGGAGCGGGAAGGGGTTCTCCTACAGAGGACCGGACGGCCGGCCCGTGCGCGAGCCCGGCGAGCTGGCCAGGTTCCGGGCGCTGGCCATACCTCCGGCATGGACGGAGGTCTGGATCTGTCCCGACCCGGACGGACACCTCCAGGCCACCGGGCGCGACCAGCGCGGGCGCAAGCAGTACCGCTACCACCCCCTGTGGCGGCAGGTCCGCGACCAGGCGAAGTACGGCGAGATGGTCGCCTTCGGGAGTGCGCTCCCTCGGATCCGAGCCCGGGTCCAGCGGGACCTGAGCCGGCCGGGACTGGGACGGGAGAAGGTGCTCGCCACGATCGTGCGCCTCCTGGACACGACCGGACTGCGGATCGGCAACGAGGAGTACGCGCGGGAGAACGACTCCTACGGTCTGACGACCCTGCGCGACTCGCACGCCCTGATCGGCCAGGGTCGTGTCACCTTCAGGTTCCGCGGCAAGTCGGGCCGCCAGGCATCGGTCCAGGTCGCCGACCGGCGGCTGGCGAGGATCGTGAAGGCATGTCGGGACATCCCGGGTCAGGAGCTGTTCCAGTACCTGGACGAAGCGGGCGAGGCGAAGGTGGTCGGGTCCGGGGACGTCAACGACTACCTGCGCGAGATCTCCGGCCAGGCCTTCACGGCGAAGGATTTCCGGACGTGGGCCGGGACGGTGTCCGCCGCGTGTGCCCTCCGCGAGATGGGCCATGCGGAGACTCAGACCGAGGCGAAGCGTCGGGTCGTCCGAGCGGTCGAGGCCGTGGCCGGCGACCTGGGCAACACGCCCGCGGTCGCCCGCAAGTGCTACGTCCACCCCGGCGTCATCGAGTCCTACCTGGCGGGGACCCTGGACGACGTCTGGGGCCGGCCGGCCGAGGGACGGAAGCAGCCTCGGAAGACGAAGGGTCTCAGCGCAGACGAGGAGTTCGTGCTCGCGCTGCTGAAGCGGGCCCGTCGGCAGGCTCGTCGCGCTGCCGCGTGA